GTTTGGAATAAAAAACATGCCAAAGATACCAGACCGCAAATAAATGAAGCTAAGAATTGAATCATTTACTTTTTTTACCCTGAGTACTTTCCTTTTTTAAAGTTAAAAAAAAAGCAGAAAATAAGATAAATTGAAAAAGGATTCCTCCTTGATTCCATTTACTTCTTTCAGAGCCTATCGCCTTCCCTTTTTGATGGTTAGATATAACCTAGGATTTAAAATTAGCAAAGGGCTATAAATAGCGTAGCGTTTTATGCGCCCACTAATTTAAAATCCTATAGGTTTAAAATCAAAAAGGGAAGGTGTCAAAAGAATCAATCTAAGAAATCGTTTGAAGTTAAGATCGGAATCCAAAACTAAAAAGTTGGTCAAGCGAACGTAAGTCAAAAAGTAATCTCTAGTAAAAACATATAATAATCAAATTACTTTTTGGCTTGTGTTCAAGACCTTTGGACGAAGCCTTATTTTCTGAAATGAAATGTAAGGAAATAAGGGTGAGGACTAGGATGGTTGTTGCGATTTTCACAAAAGGGTTGTTAAGCTAAAAATGCTTTGTGAGTTGTTAAAAAATATGAGTTAAAGTTTGATTGAATTGCATTTTAATGACTCTTAGTTCTTTGTTACCAAACGTTTTTATTTCCGACTTGCTATAAATTCATCTGCAATAATGTATGGTTGACCTAAACTAAAATCGTTTGGACTAACATCTTCATTTCCAAAAATCAGAAGTTTAGCATTCGGTCTATTCGCATAACCTTTATCATATCCATCCGTTTCCTTTTTTACTTTAAAATCTATTCCGTGTTTTTTACATACTTTTTCAATCGATTCTTTTAAAGGTTTTGGTATTGATACATTCCGCTTTCCGTTTTGTTTATAATTCTCATTCAGAGCCCAAAAATTCTTGTGAATTGGAATCCAATTTCCAGCAACTTTTTCATATTCAAAGAATAAGTCACCCATAAATTCACTCGGATTTTCTGGATATTTTATCAATTTACATTCCAATTTCGCTTTATGATAAGTCCAAAGTAGTGGATGGTCAGTTAAAATTTTCAGTTTAATGTATGGAAGATACAAGTCAGCGTAAATCCTGTTAAAATCTATTGTTTTGTGAGCAATTAATCTCCAATGCTCAACATTATGCATTTTTCCGAAATCGTCTTGCTCTTCAACTACAAAATTGAATTCCATTGTTTTATATTGACCAATCTGACCTTTTAATTCAGTCAAATGTAAATGTCCATTTTGATAGAATTTTGTAGTATTTGTTCTTTGGATTAATTGTTCAATCATTGTTTTTTCAAATTCTGACTAACGTCAAGTTAAATCATTGGTAATCAAGTTATTTTTAAATCCGAGATCTTCGGGTTTTAATTCAAATTTATCGATTTGTTTTTTAATACGGTTCATGAGCCCAAGTTTTCTTTTTTGATCCAGGAACAGGTATTGTTTTGGAGGTTGATATTCGACTTTTTTTGTGACCATGTTCCATATAATCACAGCAAGTTTTCTTGCTGTCGCGCTGACGGCTGAATGTCTTCCCTTTCGATATGCGACTCTTCGGAAAAAGTCTGAAAGGTGGGTGTCCTTTAGGTTGCCAATGGCATTTGCTGCCTGACGCAAGGCAATTTTCAATCGATTGCTTCCCTTGGGTATTCTATTGCTTAGTATTTTTCCACCTGATATTTTATTGTTTGGTGCGAGCCTTAACCAAGAAGTAAACTGCTTTGATGATCCGAACTTATAGAACCCATCGGGACCTATCTCGCTCATTATCGTCAGTACAGTCGAATGACTCAAGCCTTCTATGGCGAAGAGATCGACTCCATCAAAATAACGGAAGGCAATTTGGTTCATGTCCTTGATTTGCGGTGCATTTTTGTTGATTCTTTTATGGGGCTTTTCAGTTGTTTTTATTTTGTTCCTTTCTGGATGCTGTTTTAACTCATGCTTTAAAAAGTGTTCGATTCTTTTGTCGCAGTCCGCTATCTTTTTTTGAAAGAATTTATAGCACTCAAACTCTTGCTGCAGCCCAAAAAGATAGTCAGTACGGTTGTTGCCGTGCAGGGCCCTGGCAATTTCCTCTATTGGTTTCCTGCAATTGTAGTGTCTGTGATCGGCCAGGCTTTTGGGGTCTAGATTGCCCTTTCAGATGTCCTCAATGATCTTCATTCCTGTAAGTCCGCACACATCCTTGACCACGACGTCCAATCTAAAGTTCAGTAGCTTTAGGTACTTCTGCATTTTGTGTGTTGTTGATGCCGCCAGGTCTATCCAGTTTCCCCTTTGCCGGCAGAATGTTCTTAGCTGCTCTGTTGTATTGTCGGGCAGGAAACTGCCTGTGAGCAGTCCAAGAGTGTGTAGTTTCTGTATCCATCGACAGTCCTTTACATCTGTTTTTTTGCCTTTGGCATTTTTGGTGAACTTTCCATTGGCAAGTACCACTTCAAAACCAAAAGAGATAAGCTCGACATACAGGTTTTGCCAATAGTCACCCGTGGACTCCATCGCCACTGTGGTTACGCCAGAGTCCAGGAGCCACTGGCAAAGTTCGGTCAGATTTTCGGCGTAGACCCCGAACTCCCTGACATCCTCGAGTTCTTGACCAATAGCCACATAGTGTGAGCGACTGCCCACATCGATTCCGGAGGCATTGAAATTAACAACGTCCATTCCGAGCTTCATTTTTCTTTCCATGATAAAAAAGTTTGTGGATTAGTAAAAAATGACCCTAAGGAAATGTAACTTTGATATATAAAATTATGCTGAACGGTGTTCCACTATTTTGGACCACCACTGAAATTATCAACAAGCCCTTGAATTACTACTTCAGGGGCTTTTACACTTCAACCAGAATGTGTCCCGGGCTATTATGCACCAGTTTGAAAATCGGCCTTACATAGGATCGATATAAAGTTCGGGAGTTCTTACCGTTAGCTCAAGAAATTAATAGAAATTTTTTGTGTGGGGAATGTGTGGTAACGCTACGTTTATGAAAGGTAGCGTTTAAAAATGCGCTAACTTTTCGATTCAGCAAAAGCTAAACCTTTTGCGTTTTGTTTAAATTTTTTCTCTAAAAGCAAAATCAAAAGATATGGCGGACTTTACAAACACCCTAAATACTATGTATTTTACACTTGCCGCTCTATTTTCTAAAGCCATGGTTATTTTCTTTTGTCAGCATCTGGGTAAGCCTATTTACAAATCCTTTCCTTAGAATAACCATTTCCTTCGATAATTATTAAATTTACTCAAATTAATTCATTAACCTTGTTTAGTCCATGCCCGAGTATCAAATTTTTAAGAATATTCAGAAACATATTTCGTTAAGTGATTCTGAAAGGCAACTCTTCATTTCTTTAGTAGTAGAAAAAGATATAGCTAAAAAAGAAATAGTACTGGAGCAAGGTTCTATAAGCAGGAAATTATATTTTGTCGAATTTGGAAGTTTAAGGGCATTTAACGTCAACGAAGAAGGTAGGGAATCCACTATTATGTTTGCAGTTCAAGATTGGTGGATTACTGATATGAACTCTTTTATAAATCAAAAACCCGCCTTGTTATCAATAGAAACATTAGAAGTCAGTCGGTTAATAGAATTTGATTTTTCTACGCTAGAAGAACTATATAAGCGGTTACCAAAATTCGAGAGATTTTTTAGAATTATTTTTCAAAACGCTTATATTAGAGAACAACTTAGAGTTTTAGATAAAATCTCTTTTACTACAGAACAACAATACACAAGATTCGTTGAAAAATACCCTCAAATAGTCCAAAAAGTAACCCAAAAGCAAATTGCATCTTATCTTGGAGTTACACCTGAATTTTTAAGCGCTGTCAAAAAGAAATGAGCTTGTCTTAAACTATCTTAATTTTTAGGTTGTTGTTATTTACGTTCTTTACAAAAACTTAAATTATGATGATGATTTTAATCGCGGGTCCTTACCGAAGCGGAACAAATAATGATCTGGAACTTATCAAAAAAAATATGGACAGATTAGAGTCCGTTGCACTGCCGATTTTTCGGAAAGGTCATATTCCTATGATTGGTGAATGGGTGGCAAATCCATTGATTGAGTTAGCGGGTTCAAAGGAGGTCGGAGATGAAATATTTACTGAAATTCAATACCCCACAGCACACAGGTTATTGACTAAATGTGATGCAATTTTGAGAATCGAAGGTGAATCAAAAGGAGCTGACCAAGATGTCAAAATAGGAAAAGAGTTGGGCTTAAAAATTTACTATGACGTAAATAAAATTCCAGATGCAGAATAGTAAAGTTCGGAATCTAAAGACCGAGGTACTTTCTGATAATTGGTATACTTTGAGAAAAGTCACTTTCGATTATTTAAAAAGGGATGGAAGTTGGGAAACACAAAGCAGAGAAACTTATGATAGAGGAAATGGTTCAACTATACTTCTTTATAATAAAGAACGGTCAACTGTAATACTTACAAGACAGTTTCGAATGCCAACTTATGTAAATGGCAATAAAACGGGAATGCTAATCGAAACTTGTGCTGGACTTTTGAGTAAGGAAAATGCAACAGAATGTATTAAAAGGGAAACACAAGAAGAAACGGGATATGAAATTTCTTCCGTGCAAAAGGTATTTGAAGCATATATGTCTCCTGGCTCTGTAACTGAAATTGTTTATTTTTTTATTGCAGAGTATAAGGACTCCATGAAAGTCTCGGAAGGTGGTGGAGCAGAAGGTGAACAAGAGGAAATTGAGGTTTTAGAACTGAAAATTGACGAAGCGGCTAAAATGATCGAAAACGGGGAAATTAAAGATGGAAAAACAATAATGCTATTACAATATATACAACTAAGAGGTATACTATAAAGTAACATGTTCAAAATAAGTCCATTCGCAAATCTGCTCAAAATTCCTCTAATTTATAATTTTTTTTTGAGCGATTGAAGATAACGACTTACCTAAGAACAATATGGGAGTAAATAGGCGTTTGCCTTCCGGGCATGTACTTAGGAAAGTCTTTTGGTTTTGTTTTATTTTTTTTCATCAGAGCAAAACCCTAAAGATTTTGCACACACATAAATATACACAAACCATTGGTTTAAACACCAAAACCCGCATTACTCATAGGTTTTGTTGTAAACAGTTTTTAGAATATTACTC
The sequence above is drawn from the Cellulophaga sp. Hel_I_12 genome and encodes:
- the nudK gene encoding GDP-mannose pyrophosphatase NudK yields the protein MQNSKVRNLKTEVLSDNWYTLRKVTFDYLKRDGSWETQSRETYDRGNGSTILLYNKERSTVILTRQFRMPTYVNGNKTGMLIETCAGLLSKENATECIKRETQEETGYEISSVQKVFEAYMSPGSVTEIVYFFIAEYKDSMKVSEGGGAEGEQEEIEVLELKIDEAAKMIENGEIKDGKTIMLLQYIQLRGIL
- a CDS encoding transposase, giving the protein MNQIAFRYFDGVDLFAIEGLSHSTVLTIMSEIGPDGFYKFGSSKQFTSWLRLAPNNKISGGKILSNRIPKGSNRLKIALRQAANAIGNLKDTHLSDFFRRVAYRKGRHSAVSATARKLAVIIWNMVTKKVEYQPPKQYLFLDQKRKLGLMNRIKKQIDKFELKPEDLGFKNNLITNDLT
- a CDS encoding Crp/Fnr family transcriptional regulator, with protein sequence MPEYQIFKNIQKHISLSDSERQLFISLVVEKDIAKKEIVLEQGSISRKLYFVEFGSLRAFNVNEEGRESTIMFAVQDWWITDMNSFINQKPALLSIETLEVSRLIEFDFSTLEELYKRLPKFERFFRIIFQNAYIREQLRVLDKISFTTEQQYTRFVEKYPQIVQKVTQKQIASYLGVTPEFLSAVKKK
- a CDS encoding DUF4406 domain-containing protein; amino-acid sequence: MDRLESVALPIFRKGHIPMIGEWVANPLIELAGSKEVGDEIFTEIQYPTAHRLLTKCDAILRIEGESKGADQDVKIGKELGLKIYYDVNKIPDAE
- a CDS encoding IS110 family transposase; amino-acid sequence: MERKMKLGMDVVNFNASGIDVGSRSHYVAIGQELEDVREFGVYAENLTELCQWLLDSGVTTVAMESTGDYWQNLYVELISFGFEVVLANGKFTKNAKGKKTDVKDCRWIQKLHTLGLLTGSFLPDNTTEQLRTFCRQRGNWIDLAASTTHKMQKYLKLLNFRLDVVVKDVCGLTGMKIIEDI